A stretch of Fundicoccus culcitae DNA encodes these proteins:
- a CDS encoding VOC family protein produces MISQHHHISMFSHNLKDTDYFYTHILGMRRVKISVNQNLPTMYHVFYGDRLGSSGNDLTFFDYSKAEAKRPGTNAHTSVGLLVANKDALDYWSQRLDAYNVLNEKEDYFGEETLKVIDPSGVILRLFINADGYLYQDWEPWDQNDINPAFLIQGMGPVEITVRDKEALIQTLTSLFDYKVVTNTDIFARLRPKMDSIFGEINIIEKAGRIEKAGYGTIHHLAIYLEADSLAKIEIDLKAAGFKPSVYDRYYFSSLYFRDHNGVMFEVVAKNEAGFLTDTEEALLGKQLDLPPFLEGKRQEIEDALAPIQSWVSDDVTASD; encoded by the coding sequence ATGATTAGCCAACATCATCATATTTCAATGTTTTCACATAATTTAAAGGATACAGATTATTTTTATACACATATTCTGGGTATGAGAAGAGTAAAAATCTCAGTTAATCAAAATTTACCAACCATGTACCATGTATTTTATGGCGATCGTTTAGGTAGCTCTGGAAATGATTTGACATTTTTCGATTATTCTAAAGCGGAAGCTAAAAGACCAGGGACAAATGCACATACTTCCGTTGGTTTATTAGTTGCAAATAAGGACGCTTTAGATTATTGGTCACAACGCTTGGATGCTTATAATGTTCTCAATGAAAAAGAAGATTATTTTGGGGAGGAAACACTTAAAGTCATTGACCCAAGTGGAGTCATACTACGTTTATTCATTAATGCAGATGGCTACTTATATCAAGACTGGGAACCATGGGATCAAAATGATATTAATCCAGCTTTTTTAATTCAAGGAATGGGCCCCGTCGAAATAACGGTTCGCGATAAAGAAGCTTTAATCCAAACCTTAACGTCATTATTTGATTATAAAGTGGTAACAAATACCGATATCTTTGCACGTTTACGTCCAAAGATGGATTCAATTTTTGGCGAGATTAATATAATAGAAAAAGCAGGAAGAATTGAAAAAGCTGGGTATGGAACAATTCATCATTTAGCTATTTATTTAGAAGCCGATTCATTAGCAAAGATTGAAATTGATTTAAAAGCGGCTGGATTCAAACCAAGCGTGTATGATCGTTATTATTTTTCAAGTTTATATTTTAGAGATCATAATGGTGTTATGTTTGAAGTAGTGGCAAAAAATGAAGCTGGCTTTTTGACTGATACGGAGGAAGCACTTTTAGGTAAACAGTTAGATTTGCCTCCATTTTTAGAAGGAAAACGTCAAGAAATAGAAGATGCGTTAGCACCCATTCAAAGCTGGGTTAGCGATGATGTAAC